A single genomic interval of Armigeres subalbatus isolate Guangzhou_Male chromosome 1, GZ_Asu_2, whole genome shotgun sequence harbors:
- the LOC134206837 gene encoding zinc finger BED domain-containing protein 4-like, protein MLPAEFTEFDSDDAQEADVKEDTNDFENEKDGTSDILVNDDDSEEPVILDSIRCGAHTAQLVAYDVIKLHNKRLGQINKICQKMHHKTSRELFVLHKIALPPKVNETRWGVWFIVLRYLQVLRSKPFLATLQNHDSTLDLSQHWKFIDRFCDAFEPIYVLTLKLQKDHVPLSDFYADWLVCQAKLNAIKKQGNTLAAKLHTSMQKRVEKLRSSMAFKASLYLDPRFNFAGSARLTPEEKREAQEYLIALSNRLDVLEGLQEELCTDDGEASTSGFVEDYLMDFFNEASNDTASSSSEKRAANESLRDELSKLEKRNKVNITSQPAPAASESSTRFDILQYWKKRKFSSPRLYRLAMVVLAAPSTQVTVERLFSQLKYILTDRRMQLYGVSVHDIMILKMNPDLLIEVVETLLEHHAI, encoded by the exons ATGCTGCCCGCTGAGTTTACCGAATTCGACTCTGATGACGCCCAAGAAGCAGACGTAAAG GAAGACACAAACGATTTCGAGAACGAGAAAGATGGAACATCTGACATCCTTGTCAATGACGACGATTCAGAAGAGCCAGTTATTCTTGACAGCATCAGGTGTGGTGCTCATACGGCGCAATTGGTCGCATACGATGTCATTAAGCTGCACAATAAGAGGCTGGGTCAAATCAACAAAATTTGTCAAAAGATGCATCATAAGACTAGCAGGGAGCTTTTTGTTCTGCACAAAATTGCTCTGCCACCGAAAGTCAATGAAACCCGTTGGGGCGTCTGGTTTATCGTTTTACGGTATCTTCAGGTATTAAGATCAAAGCCCTTTCTTGCAACTTTGCAGAACCACGACTCGACGCTTG ATTTAAGCCAACATTGGAAATTTATCGACCGCTTTTGCGATGCTTTTGAGCCAATTTATGTATTGACACTCAAACTGCAAAAAGACCACGTTCCACTGTCTGATTTTTACGCTGACTGGCTGGTATGCCAAGCTAAGTTGAACGCTATTAAGAAACAGGGAAATACACTGGCAGCCAAGTTGCATACATCCATGCAAAAAAGAGTTGAGAAACTTCGCTCAAGCATGGCTTTCAAAGCCAGCTTGTACCTTGATCCACGTTTCAACTTTGCTGGATCCGCCCGCTTGACTCCAGAAGAAAAGAGAGAGGCACAG GAATATCTCATCGCACTAAGCAACCGACTCGATGTACTGGAAGGTTTACAAGAGGAACTATGTACAGATGATGGAGAGGCAAGTACTAGTGGTTTTGTGGAGGATTACTTGATGGATTTCTTCAACGAagcaagtaatgatactgcgtcATCCAGCTCAGAGAAAAGAGCAGCGAACGAATCGCTTCGCGATGAGTTGTCCAAGCTTGAAAAACGAAATAAAGTTAACATCACA TCTCAACCTGCTCCAGCGGCTAGCGAatcctctacgcgtttcgataTTCTTCAATATTGGAAAAAACGTAAGTTCTCCAGTCCACGGCTGTATCGCCTAGCAATGGTAGTTTTGGCTGCACCATCGACGCAAGTGACAGTAGAACGCCTATTCAGTCAACTCAAATACATATTGACTGATAGACGCATGCAGCTCTACGGCGTATCTGTTCACGATATTATGATTCTAAAGATGAATCCGGATTTGCTGATTGAGGTTGTCGAAACACTCCTTGAGCATCACGCTATTTAA